One Paroedura picta isolate Pp20150507F chromosome 3, Ppicta_v3.0, whole genome shotgun sequence genomic window carries:
- the LOC143831232 gene encoding olfactory receptor 13H1-like, which translates to MGRSTARDSASNNETDPEFFLLTGLSSQPHTRLVLFVVFFILYLITILGNGLILVLIITDSHLHTPMYFFLGNLSLVDICYTSNSIPQMLAHSFTKRPTITYTRCFIQMCTGLFLGMAECILLAVMAYDRYVAICSPLHYTLIMSRKKCGWLVTFCWVLPFFLAIIPSFTMKVQLCGHNVIDHFACEVQAMVKLACSDLSANTALTSGSSVFTLLIPFAFILVTYVRICLAVFRIRSAQGWSKAFSTCGSHLTVVGIFYGTAMAMYLRPQNISSDQNKFIAIVYGVVTPTLNPIIYSLRNKDVKQALGRIMRRNMVPKG; encoded by the coding sequence ATGGGAAGAAGTACTGCCAGAGACTCTGCAAGCAATAATGAGACTGATCCAGAGTTCTTCCTACTGACTGGTCTCTCCAGCCAACCCCATACACGGCTGGTGctctttgttgtgttttttatcCTCTACTTGATCACCATTCTGGGGAATGGGCTCATTCTCGTTTTGATCATAACTGATTCCCACCTCCAcactcccatgtacttcttcctagGAAACCTCTCCCTTGTGGATATATGCTATACGTCCAACTCAATCCCACAGATGCTGGCCCACAGCTTCACCAAAAGACCCACCATCACCTACACCAGGTGTTTCATCCAGATGTGCACCGGCCTCTTCCTTGGCATGGCCGAATGCATTCTACTGGCTGTCATGGCGTACGACCGTTACGTGGCAATATGCAGCCCGTTACACTACACCCTTATCATGAGCAGAAAGAAGTGTGGCTGGTTGGTGACTTTTTGCTGGGTCTTGCCTTTCTTTCTGGCCATCATACCATCCTTCACAATGAAGGTCCAACTGTGTGGCCACAATGTCATTGACCATTTTGCATGTGAGGTGCAGGCCATGGTGAAATTGGCATGCTCAGATCTTTCAGCCAATACTGCCCTGACGTCAGGCAGCAGTGTTTTCACTCTCCTCATACCATTCGCCTTCATCCTGGTGACCTATGTACGCATTTGTCTGGCAGTGTTCAGGATCCGTTCGGCACAGGGTTGGAGCAAGGCTTTCTCGACTTGTGGCTCCCACCTCACAGTGGTCGGGATCTTCTATGGCACAGCTATGGCTATGTACTTGAGACCGCAAAATATATCCTCAGACCAGAACAAATTTATTGCCATTGTTTATGGAGTGGTTACCCCTACACTCAATCCTATCATCTACAGCTTGAGAAACAAGGATGTGAAGCAAGCTCTGGGGAGAATAATGAGAAGAAACATGGTTCCTAAAGGCTAG